One window of Anaerotignum faecicola genomic DNA carries:
- a CDS encoding DUF917 domain-containing protein, with amino-acid sequence MATKKLTNIQEATDFVRGCTFYATGGGGLPENGIESLMSEINEKGFVQITDISEIPDDAVAVCPFLMGSIAPHDEATLKEMAGFGFIDGVNKEKARLAKAIQELEAYTGVKTTVVVPIELAGANTSGPISAGSSLGMMAVDGDYCGRAIPEILQITPYLYDRKWLPVASVDEWDNVCIIKKATNLRVVERIGKLISAGAYGLAGQAGFIMSGKELKETVIAGTLSKSYELGKFIREAQEAHLDHIPQKIAEKVGGWVLAEGKRTDFEDEDRIGYYWGTTTIQSDAGDEYKIWFKNENHVCWKNGEPFVSSPDLICVVDRHTGEPIPNPKMRQAQEVAIIVLPCDERLRQDKIKKVLDPQYFGFEDISYVPVEERMK; translated from the coding sequence ATGGCAACAAAAAAATTGACAAACATTCAGGAAGCAACAGATTTTGTAAGAGGTTGTACATTTTATGCAACTGGCGGGGGCGGACTTCCTGAAAATGGGATTGAGTCTTTGATGAGCGAAATTAATGAAAAAGGCTTTGTACAAATAACAGATATTTCAGAGATTCCCGATGATGCTGTTGCTGTATGCCCGTTTTTGATGGGTTCTATTGCACCGCATGATGAAGCAACTCTTAAGGAAATGGCAGGTTTTGGTTTTATTGATGGCGTAAATAAAGAAAAAGCCAGACTGGCAAAAGCAATTCAGGAACTGGAAGCATATACAGGGGTAAAAACAACAGTAGTTGTTCCTATTGAACTGGCAGGTGCGAATACTTCTGGCCCCATTTCTGCAGGCAGTTCTTTGGGTATGATGGCAGTTGATGGAGATTATTGTGGACGTGCTATTCCGGAAATTTTGCAGATTACACCATATTTGTATGACAGAAAATGGCTTCCTGTCGCTTCTGTTGATGAATGGGATAATGTTTGTATTATCAAAAAGGCAACCAATCTTCGTGTAGTTGAAAGAATTGGTAAGCTTATTAGCGCTGGTGCATATGGTTTGGCCGGTCAGGCAGGTTTTATTATGAGTGGGAAAGAACTGAAAGAAACCGTAATTGCTGGAACTCTCTCCAAATCTTATGAACTTGGTAAGTTTATTCGTGAAGCTCAGGAAGCGCATCTGGATCATATTCCTCAGAAAATTGCAGAAAAAGTTGGCGGTTGGGTGTTGGCAGAAGGAAAAAGAACAGACTTTGAAGATGAAGATCGAATCGGATACTACTGGGGAACGACAACCATTCAGAGCGATGCTGGAGATGAATACAAAATCTGGTTTAAAAATGAAAACCATGTATGCTGGAAAAATGGAGAACCATTTGTTTCCAGTCCGGATTTGATTTGTGTTGTTGATCGTCATACAGGTGAACCAATTCCAAATCCGAAGATGCGTCAGGCGCAGGAAGTGGCAATCATTGTTTTGCCTTGTGATGAGAGATTGAGACAAGACAAAATCAAAAAGGTATTAGACCCTCAATATTTTGGTTTCGAAGATATTTCCTATGTTCCAGTAGAAGAACGTATGAAATAA
- a CDS encoding purine-cytosine permease family protein, translated as MDQNVYTPEDKYYDYPDRPVPHDKRKSPINIAVVTTGMAVAMSTLYTGSALAEVMNFKEGTIAIVVGSVILAILASLTGGIGANQGISTSMLSRVPFGRKGSNIVGLVLGISMLGWFSYQCGYFGETIALMLPGHFLTSPVVATIWGGLLMMSTAIVGYKGMTYLSMVAAPLLLGLCLYCAIMAISTTGLSPIIAHMPDNPATIGTGITIVVGGWITGAVLQPDISRYARSKMDNSVGVIVAMVVFAAANWGGFVVAKATNSTNIMEGLSILGMGVLGLLIVVLGQWTSNDNNLYSAALAIINIKPGINKHIVSAVCGVIFTALAVTGIQNHFVGFLSALGTFLPPIGAVLAVDYYLLKKKHQYDFENMDQTTSYKPLAFVSVVLGGGIAYISKFGSTTITAIILTVVLYYGLSKLMEKKNV; from the coding sequence ATGGATCAAAATGTTTATACGCCAGAGGATAAATATTATGATTATCCTGATAGACCTGTACCACATGACAAACGGAAAAGTCCAATCAATATTGCTGTAGTTACAACTGGGATGGCAGTTGCTATGTCAACTTTATATACAGGATCAGCACTGGCGGAAGTTATGAATTTTAAAGAAGGCACGATTGCAATTGTTGTAGGCAGTGTGATTTTGGCCATACTTGCTTCGCTAACTGGGGGAATCGGAGCAAATCAAGGCATTTCTACATCAATGTTATCTAGAGTTCCTTTCGGTAGAAAAGGTTCCAATATTGTTGGTCTGGTTTTGGGAATATCAATGTTGGGGTGGTTTTCATACCAATGTGGGTATTTTGGTGAAACTATCGCGCTGATGCTGCCAGGGCATTTTTTGACATCCCCAGTTGTTGCTACAATTTGGGGTGGATTGCTCATGATGTCAACTGCCATTGTTGGCTATAAAGGGATGACTTATTTAAGTATGGTAGCAGCACCGTTACTTTTGGGACTTTGTCTTTACTGTGCCATTATGGCAATCAGCACAACGGGTCTGAGTCCTATCATTGCACATATGCCAGATAATCCTGCTACCATCGGAACTGGTATTACAATTGTAGTAGGTGGTTGGATTACTGGGGCAGTTTTACAGCCGGATATTTCCAGATATGCGAGAAGCAAAATGGATAATTCCGTGGGTGTTATTGTAGCAATGGTTGTTTTTGCTGCAGCAAACTGGGGTGGTTTTGTTGTGGCAAAAGCGACAAATAGCACTAATATCATGGAAGGCCTCAGTATTTTAGGCATGGGTGTTTTGGGCTTACTGATTGTTGTATTAGGTCAGTGGACAAGTAATGATAATAATTTGTATTCCGCAGCTTTGGCAATTATCAATATTAAGCCAGGGATTAACAAGCATATCGTTTCAGCCGTATGCGGTGTCATTTTTACTGCTTTGGCTGTTACTGGCATCCAAAACCATTTTGTAGGGTTCTTGTCTGCGTTAGGAACATTTTTACCTCCAATAGGTGCTGTTTTGGCAGTAGATTATTACTTACTAAAGAAAAAACATCAATATGATTTCGAAAATATGGATCAGACGACCTCTTATAAACCACTTGCCTTTGTATCAGTTGTTTTAGGTGGAGGAATCGCATATATTTCCAAGTTTGGTTCTACAACAATCACTGCGATTATTCTCACGGTTGTTCTGTATTATGGCTTAAGTAAATTGATGGAAAAGAAAAATGTGTGA
- a CDS encoding BlaI/MecI/CopY family transcriptional regulator, translating into MDENMSISNAEMKVMNHIWKTGAMITVPEMLAILNEEGEEWTYPTVATFLRRLEAKGILGVTKKGNKLCYFPLVSKEQYETKEAEGFVESKFGGSLKNFLVAFRGSDKISKKDMNDLKAWLDEFDN; encoded by the coding sequence ATGGATGAAAATATGAGTATTTCTAATGCAGAGATGAAGGTAATGAATCATATCTGGAAAACAGGAGCAATGATTACAGTGCCGGAAATGCTGGCAATTTTAAACGAAGAAGGCGAAGAATGGACATACCCTACCGTAGCAACATTCCTGAGACGTTTGGAAGCGAAGGGTATCTTGGGAGTAACCAAAAAGGGGAACAAGCTTTGTTATTTTCCGCTGGTAAGCAAAGAACAATATGAAACAAAGGAAGCAGAAGGTTTTGTAGAAAGCAAATTCGGCGGCTCCTTAAAAAATTTTCTGGTTGCTTTCCGAGGTAGTGACAAAATCAGTAAGAAGGATATGAATGATTTGAAGGCGTGGTTAGATGAATTTGATAATTGA
- a CDS encoding tetratricopeptide repeat protein: MKQLTCEMCGSTDLIKQDGVFVCETCGTKYSVEEAKKMMVEGTVEVAGTVKIDDSAKIANYYTIAESACDAGNQKEAENYCNKVIEIEPNNYKAWLLKGRAAGLQSTLDNIRLEESISYFCKAVDNAPEDQVKEVRKLARNEFSRVAFALIELCCDAYSENGSSDIEYKILDIVMPFVMYSRPDSYTECSYLECDLPFMELGEDEERDIEIGDIMSDMASEIFSATRCARWRTDSFSTGGVSLLCRAIDIGLDKKDGYREIISLLRNDKLRLRHIPTSQSYAYVIKDIVEYQKKLREIDPSYTEDFEDSQQTSNQQTGNQQTNSGCYVATAVYGSYDCPQVWTLRRFRDYTLAKTWHGRLFIKTYYAISPTLVKWFGHTEWFKKMWKDKLDCMVANLNSVGVENTPYEDKEW, translated from the coding sequence ATGAAACAGTTAACTTGTGAAATGTGCGGAAGCACAGACTTGATAAAGCAAGACGGTGTATTTGTTTGTGAGACTTGTGGAACAAAGTATTCTGTTGAGGAAGCAAAGAAAATGATGGTAGAAGGAACCGTTGAGGTAGCTGGTACCGTTAAAATTGATGATTCGGCGAAAATTGCAAACTATTATACTATAGCAGAGAGTGCTTGTGACGCGGGCAATCAGAAAGAAGCGGAGAATTATTGTAATAAAGTTATTGAGATTGAACCGAATAATTATAAAGCGTGGTTGTTGAAAGGTCGTGCTGCAGGCTTGCAGTCTACTCTTGACAATATTCGTCTGGAGGAATCTATCAGTTATTTTTGTAAGGCAGTTGATAATGCACCCGAAGATCAGGTCAAGGAGGTTAGAAAATTAGCGCGCAACGAGTTTTCCAGAGTGGCTTTTGCCCTGATTGAGCTTTGCTGTGACGCTTATTCTGAAAACGGATCTTCCGACATTGAATATAAAATCCTGGATATTGTAATGCCGTTTGTAATGTACAGTAGGCCGGACAGTTACACAGAGTGTAGTTACTTAGAGTGTGATTTGCCATTCATGGAATTGGGCGAAGATGAAGAAAGAGATATAGAGATAGGTGATATTATGTCCGATATGGCAAGTGAAATTTTCTCTGCCACTAGGTGTGCACGGTGGAGAACCGATTCTTTTAGCACTGGTGGTGTCAGTTTGCTATGTAGAGCCATTGATATAGGGCTAGATAAGAAAGATGGTTACAGAGAAATAATTTCACTTTTGCGTAATGATAAGCTCCGGCTGCGTCATATCCCTACCTCCCAATCGTATGCGTATGTCATTAAGGATATTGTGGAGTACCAAAAAAAGCTTAGGGAAATAGATCCGTCTTATACGGAAGATTTTGAAGACTCTCAGCAAACCAGTAATCAACAGACTGGTAATCAACAGACGAATAGTGGCTGTTATGTGGCAACCGCCGTTTATGGTTCTTACGATTGTCCACAGGTTTGGACGCTACGCCGTTTCCGTGATTATACTCTGGCTAAAACATGGCATGGCAGATTGTTCATTAAAACATATTATGCAATTAGCCCAACCCTTGTTAAGTGGTTCGGACATACCGAGTGGTTTAAAAAAATGTGGAAGGACAAGCTCGACTGTATGGTTGCTAATTTGAACTCTGTGGGTGTTGAGAATACACCATATGAGGATAAGGAGTGGTGA
- a CDS encoding PucR family transcriptional regulator, which yields MDTINALLHNTNSLRNATILAGSRGLNNKISGVTVLEMSDLNEEGSSLLNLKQGEIVITSCNDIKENVEKQLQLIYALKQRKIAGIVLFYIGYVIKSLDYSVIALCDKLDLPLICPPNDPQISYASVMNDIMGLLMRKSEHESKKERTILKGIMELNQKQRSFSEGLKFLSDSYDITLMLLENSMEEICSCGLDILQMKELLKKQDLFDDRKDNVFFFIDDGNRCVWKKIWHNNTHLWLGMFSRTQQLHNVSFIMQSFEMIIDIWEKDILHKSQHELILSILSDNRSQAFAVAEKQKIDLEKAVGVICIAKQGDFEKNRNIKILMDSIIKQEGFRVVHTEVQQKSVYLLFGHEENKFLDVKNSIENISNFPYHTIVATVYGKEDLFLFLPKVIEVFAGLKEIKNSRIYDRSEIQSILQMQFLLHSPMRILYQSMQNRLDIYDKKNKSNLKKMIVDCCLEYKMNLKEMAKAEFIHYNTVQYRTKKIEELLQINLKRPSDMDTLYTLALFMKMKEK from the coding sequence ATGGATACCATCAATGCTTTATTACATAATACAAATTCATTAAGAAATGCAACTATTTTAGCGGGAAGCAGAGGTTTGAATAATAAGATATCTGGTGTTACTGTCTTAGAAATGTCTGATCTAAATGAAGAGGGGAGTTCTTTATTAAATCTGAAGCAAGGAGAAATTGTAATTACGTCTTGTAATGATATCAAAGAAAATGTTGAAAAGCAGCTTCAGTTAATTTATGCGTTAAAACAAAGAAAAATAGCAGGTATTGTTTTATTTTATATAGGCTATGTTATAAAAAGTTTGGATTATAGTGTGATTGCGTTATGTGATAAGCTGGATCTTCCATTAATTTGCCCACCTAATGATCCCCAAATATCTTATGCTTCTGTGATGAATGATATAATGGGTCTTTTAATGAGGAAAAGTGAACATGAATCAAAGAAAGAGAGAACTATTCTAAAGGGGATAATGGAACTAAATCAGAAACAAAGATCTTTTTCAGAAGGATTAAAATTTTTAAGTGATTCATATGATATTACACTGATGCTATTGGAAAATAGTATGGAAGAGATTTGTTCCTGCGGTTTAGATATCTTGCAGATGAAGGAGCTGTTGAAAAAACAGGATTTGTTTGATGATAGAAAGGATAATGTCTTTTTTTTCATTGATGATGGAAATCGGTGTGTTTGGAAAAAGATATGGCATAATAATACGCATTTATGGTTGGGCATGTTTTCAAGAACACAGCAATTGCATAATGTAAGTTTTATTATGCAAAGTTTTGAGATGATTATAGATATATGGGAAAAAGATATTCTTCACAAGAGTCAGCATGAATTGATTTTGTCAATTTTGAGTGATAATAGGTCGCAGGCATTTGCTGTTGCAGAAAAGCAGAAAATTGATCTGGAAAAAGCTGTAGGTGTTATTTGTATTGCGAAGCAAGGAGATTTTGAGAAAAATAGAAATATAAAGATACTCATGGATTCTATTATAAAGCAAGAAGGATTTAGAGTTGTACACACAGAAGTTCAACAAAAATCTGTTTATCTATTATTTGGGCATGAAGAAAATAAATTTTTGGATGTGAAGAATTCCATTGAGAATATATCTAATTTCCCGTATCATACAATTGTAGCAACAGTATATGGAAAGGAAGATTTATTCTTATTTCTGCCTAAAGTAATTGAGGTTTTTGCTGGTCTAAAAGAAATAAAAAACAGTAGAATATATGATCGAAGTGAAATTCAATCAATTCTTCAAATGCAGTTTCTTCTCCATTCACCAATGCGGATACTGTATCAAAGCATGCAAAATAGGCTGGATATATACGATAAGAAGAATAAAAGCAATTTGAAAAAAATGATTGTTGACTGTTGTTTAGAATATAAAATGAATTTGAAAGAGATGGCAAAGGCAGAATTTATCCACTATAACACAGTGCAATATCGAACGAAGAAAATTGAGGAACTCCTGCAGATCAACTTAAAAAGGCCATCAGATATGGATACATTATATACATTGGCTTTGTTTATGAAGATGAAAGAAAAGTGA
- a CDS encoding sigma-70 family RNA polymerase sigma factor, giving the protein MDERLTQEQRGLVEENLTVIDSVIKSCVHVNNNICGMEYDDLYQIGAIGLCKAASRYKQCKQAAFSTYAFHVIKNTIIDYLRGLNTRLRVQSCFLEESERYIKQQYMTDLAGTLYERELLRALQQSKENCSGSVRKGIEAIELKMQGYSGRDIAERYHVKPNYITACISRAQKHLRQDVVFVRKVA; this is encoded by the coding sequence ATGGACGAGAGATTAACACAGGAACAAAGAGGATTGGTTGAGGAAAATCTGACAGTGATTGATTCTGTAATCAAAAGTTGTGTTCATGTGAATAACAATATCTGCGGTATGGAGTATGACGATCTTTATCAGATTGGGGCGATTGGTCTTTGCAAAGCGGCAAGCCGATATAAACAGTGCAAGCAAGCTGCCTTTTCTACATACGCTTTTCATGTGATAAAAAATACAATCATTGATTACCTGCGAGGGCTAAATACAAGGTTGCGAGTACAGAGCTGCTTTTTAGAGGAATCAGAGCGATATATAAAACAGCAGTATATGACAGACCTTGCAGGAACTTTATACGAAAGGGAACTTTTACGAGCGTTACAGCAGTCCAAGGAGAACTGTAGTGGTAGTGTACGAAAGGGCATTGAAGCTATAGAACTGAAAATGCAGGGATACAGCGGCAGAGATATTGCAGAACGGTATCATGTGAAGCCCAATTATATTACTGCTTGTATCTCCAGAGCGCAGAAGCATTTGCGGCAAGATGTGGTATTTGTTCGTAAGGTCGCATAA
- a CDS encoding SPFH domain-containing protein, whose product MAAIASVIKYEGDNSTFIWKHPCEDFNTSSQLIVHESQEAIFFLNGQALDLFGPGRHTLETGNIPLLRHLINIPTGGVSAFHCEVYFINKTEQMAIRWGTDSKVQYVEPTYKFPISIGANGEMSLCVDDSRKLLVKLVGTERVLDRQQLTTCFRSILMTKVKTYIAQAMRANAINIFEIDESLETFSADIQKRLIPDFLDYGVQLKRFYVTTVVKPDGDPQYEKFKELHFRQYADIAEAKLKQQIDMIQAQTEAQKVVIDSQAQATKRMQEGYTYQQERGFDVAQDAAQNEGAGQFSNMGIGLGMMAGVGGTVGGMVGGAVSDAFAGITTQPQSAANHFCEQCGVELTPGAAFCDECGAPQAAPDTCAKCGFKFIKPGKFCPKCGTKREN is encoded by the coding sequence ATGGCAGCAATCGCTTCGGTAATCAAGTACGAAGGCGATAACAGCACCTTCATCTGGAAACACCCCTGTGAGGACTTCAATACATCGTCTCAGTTGATTGTCCACGAATCACAGGAAGCAATTTTTTTCCTGAATGGACAGGCACTTGATTTGTTTGGACCGGGACGGCACACGTTGGAAACAGGGAATATCCCACTCCTGCGTCATTTAATCAATATTCCGACTGGCGGCGTGAGTGCATTTCATTGTGAGGTCTATTTCATTAACAAAACCGAACAAATGGCAATTCGCTGGGGAACGGACAGCAAAGTTCAGTATGTAGAGCCTACATATAAGTTTCCGATTTCTATTGGTGCAAACGGTGAAATGTCCCTTTGCGTGGATGATTCGCGTAAGCTTCTGGTGAAATTAGTCGGCACAGAGCGAGTTCTGGATCGTCAACAGTTAACAACCTGCTTTCGCAGTATCCTCATGACCAAGGTAAAAACTTATATTGCGCAGGCGATGCGTGCTAACGCCATCAACATCTTTGAAATTGACGAAAGCCTTGAAACATTTTCTGCAGACATTCAGAAGCGGCTGATTCCTGATTTTCTTGATTACGGCGTGCAACTCAAACGCTTCTATGTTACTACAGTGGTTAAGCCGGATGGTGATCCGCAGTATGAAAAGTTCAAGGAATTGCATTTCCGTCAGTATGCCGATATAGCAGAGGCAAAGCTGAAACAGCAGATCGATATGATCCAAGCACAGACCGAAGCACAGAAAGTTGTTATTGATTCTCAGGCGCAGGCAACCAAGCGTATGCAGGAAGGATATACCTACCAACAGGAGCGTGGTTTCGATGTGGCACAGGATGCTGCCCAAAATGAAGGAGCAGGACAATTTTCTAACATGGGTATCGGTTTAGGAATGATGGCTGGTGTTGGTGGTACAGTCGGCGGAATGGTAGGCGGAGCCGTATCTGACGCATTTGCGGGAATAACAACACAGCCACAGTCGGCAGCAAACCATTTCTGTGAACAATGTGGAGTTGAGTTGACACCGGGTGCAGCATTCTGCGATGAGTGTGGTGCACCGCAGGCAGCACCAGACACTTGTGCAAAGTGTGGTTTCAAATTCATTAAGCCTGGCAAATTCTGTCCGAAATGTGGAACGAAAAGGGAGAACTGA
- a CDS encoding Sapep family Mn(2+)-dependent dipeptidase, translated as MVQKEILDLCLERYYDRMIEGIQNNMRIPSVKGKPEAGAPYGKFVNMALEDALLQAKELGLRVKNIDHKIGYAEIGKGDQMIAVLGHLDVVPAEGEWKHPPYEAVISEGILWGRGALDDKGPIIGALYALKAIQDSGIQLNKRIRVILGTDEESGSSCVKHYITSKEEMPSCGFTPDAQFPVIYSEKGAIQIVIEQKLTAKEDMLFEECNGGKAINAVMSNFSIAFFDEQTKTRYQKNFEGKNAHASEPWKGINAALKASKELLTLDDVPEAIKRMSCFIQESLMMFPRELEKGVQSFEEDLGKITINLGKMYKKKESVFYEFDIRYPYGINAADVIDQMGQLSGKYEMTIADKKNNPPLYISKDTEIVRKLMNLYCSEMGEEIAPIAIGGSTYAKSFPNMVAFGPIFPFQENKIHQPNESVDLKDLYRAITLIMYAMVVLAQ; from the coding sequence ATGGTACAAAAGGAAATTTTAGATTTATGTTTGGAACGGTATTATGACAGAATGATAGAAGGAATTCAAAATAATATGCGTATTCCAAGTGTGAAAGGTAAGCCAGAAGCAGGGGCACCTTATGGGAAATTTGTGAATATGGCTTTAGAGGATGCTTTGTTGCAGGCAAAAGAACTGGGACTTCGTGTGAAAAATATTGATCATAAAATAGGCTATGCTGAGATTGGAAAAGGAGATCAAATGATTGCAGTATTGGGACATTTAGATGTAGTTCCGGCAGAGGGTGAATGGAAACATCCTCCCTATGAAGCAGTCATTTCAGAAGGGATTTTATGGGGACGAGGTGCCTTAGATGATAAAGGCCCTATAATAGGGGCATTATACGCATTAAAAGCAATTCAAGATAGTGGTATACAGCTAAATAAAAGGATTCGTGTCATTTTAGGCACAGATGAAGAAAGCGGGTCTTCGTGTGTAAAGCATTATATAACGAGTAAAGAGGAAATGCCGTCTTGCGGATTTACACCAGATGCACAGTTTCCAGTTATTTATTCGGAAAAAGGAGCCATCCAAATTGTTATTGAACAGAAACTTACAGCAAAAGAGGATATGTTATTTGAGGAATGTAATGGGGGCAAAGCTATAAATGCGGTAATGTCAAACTTTTCAATAGCTTTTTTTGATGAGCAAACGAAAACAAGGTATCAAAAAAACTTTGAAGGGAAAAATGCTCATGCCAGTGAGCCATGGAAAGGAATCAATGCTGCTCTAAAAGCATCGAAGGAATTGTTGACTCTTGACGATGTTCCTGAAGCTATTAAGAGAATGAGTTGTTTTATACAGGAAAGTCTGATGATGTTTCCGCGAGAATTAGAGAAGGGTGTTCAATCCTTTGAAGAAGATTTGGGTAAAATAACGATTAATCTGGGAAAGATGTACAAAAAGAAAGAATCGGTTTTTTACGAATTTGATATCAGATATCCATATGGAATTAATGCAGCAGATGTGATAGATCAAATGGGTCAACTTTCAGGTAAATATGAAATGACAATAGCAGATAAAAAAAATAATCCTCCACTTTACATTTCAAAAGATACTGAGATTGTGAGAAAACTCATGAATTTATATTGTAGTGAGATGGGGGAAGAAATTGCACCGATTGCTATTGGTGGCAGTACCTATGCAAAATCTTTTCCTAATATGGTAGCTTTTGGCCCCATTTTTCCATTTCAAGAAAATAAGATCCATCAACCAAACGAGTCAGTAGATTTAAAAGATCTTTACCGAGCGATTACATTAATTATGTATGCAATGGTAGTCTTGGCACAGTAA
- a CDS encoding DUF1413 domain-containing protein, which translates to MDYSELFEGARKQISIIPDEQIFLAKDLFTGAEWNQLQKGEKLSFGKRFKNAVIDGKFPDVVYIGKAPNNSAQYKKTKRKERNNDETVNL; encoded by the coding sequence ATGGACTATTCTGAATTATTTGAAGGGGCAAGAAAACAAATATCTATCATCCCTGATGAACAAATTTTTCTGGCAAAAGATCTGTTTACTGGAGCAGAGTGGAATCAGCTTCAAAAGGGAGAGAAGCTGAGCTTCGGAAAGCGATTTAAAAACGCTGTTATTGATGGAAAATTCCCTGATGTTGTATATATCGGAAAGGCACCAAATAACTCTGCACAATATAAAAAGACAAAAAGAAAAGAGAGGAACAATGATGAAACAGTTAACTTGTGA
- a CDS encoding M56 family metallopeptidase, which translates to MNLIIERAFIVALLLSISGFVFCAIFLPFEKIAYKWTSARTMVYVNTIALFSFVTPLYFVVSLRDGSEKAFIQSDLLIHQDISRYDGFIYNVREQIHMEYLGTIWLIGVIGFFVYYVWKYASLLYAVKKSMFYVQDDLWHKTFCKIKDSNQVSNISLIGCCNISTPCTIGIRKRYIVIPAYMIAFFDEEEIGFILEHEFYHVKHRDLLRKLLVLFLNCLNWFNPLYYLLMKNLSEWTEAACDEDVTKKYTKGQKRKYCELIIKVLELEQARSKGTFFSIGFVGLEIKNYKWRMIKIMKKCSMNSRLGKVTVATIAMVAMFCGNASAKELDVPVNMLFSKNVEFVKAGELEEVAADDIQMEGEFESHTHINKDSLVEFELCNTDDITYEIIYQGEVADVPEQVQAQVEPRHAHKLVDITLKEHKKKSNGSCVTTYYEGQKCSTCGTVWKGDVINTVTMAKCTH; encoded by the coding sequence ATGAATTTGATAATTGAGCGAGCGTTTATTGTTGCATTATTGTTATCTATCAGCGGATTTGTATTCTGTGCGATTTTTTTACCATTTGAAAAGATTGCATATAAGTGGACTTCGGCAAGGACAATGGTCTATGTAAATACAATAGCTCTATTCTCATTTGTAACACCGCTGTATTTTGTTGTATCGCTAAGGGATGGCAGTGAAAAGGCTTTTATTCAGTCAGATCTATTGATACATCAAGATATAAGCAGATATGATGGCTTTATATATAATGTGCGAGAGCAAATACACATGGAATACCTTGGAACCATTTGGTTGATCGGAGTTATTGGCTTTTTCGTTTATTATGTATGGAAATATGCCAGCCTGTTGTATGCCGTAAAAAAGTCTATGTTCTATGTACAGGATGATTTATGGCATAAAACATTCTGTAAGATTAAAGACAGTAATCAGGTATCAAACATAAGCCTGATTGGGTGCTGCAATATATCTACACCATGTACAATCGGTATAAGGAAAAGATACATTGTGATTCCTGCTTATATGATAGCTTTCTTTGATGAAGAAGAAATTGGTTTTATCTTAGAGCATGAGTTTTATCATGTGAAGCATCGGGATTTATTGCGGAAGTTATTGGTGTTGTTCTTAAATTGCCTGAATTGGTTCAACCCGTTGTATTACCTTTTAATGAAAAATCTTTCAGAATGGACAGAAGCTGCCTGTGATGAAGATGTAACAAAAAAATATACAAAGGGGCAAAAACGAAAATATTGCGAGCTGATTATAAAGGTGCTGGAGCTGGAACAGGCTAGAAGCAAAGGAACATTTTTCAGCATTGGCTTTGTAGGATTGGAGATAAAGAATTATAAGTGGAGGATGATAAAGATTATGAAAAAGTGCAGTATGAACAGCAGATTGGGAAAGGTGACAGTCGCAACGATTGCGATGGTGGCAATGTTTTGTGGCAATGCATCGGCGAAGGAATTGGATGTTCCTGTAAATATGCTGTTTTCTAAGAATGTTGAATTTGTAAAAGCGGGCGAATTGGAAGAAGTAGCTGCTGATGATATTCAGATGGAAGGAGAATTTGAAAGTCACACACATATAAATAAAGACAGTCTGGTGGAATTTGAACTGTGCAATACAGATGATATTACATACGAAATTATTTATCAGGGGGAAGTGGCTGATGTGCCGGAACAGGTGCAGGCGCAGGTTGAACCCAGACATGCCCATAAACTTGTGGACATTACTTTAAAGGAACATAAGAAAAAAAGTAATGGTTCTTGTGTTACAACATACTATGAAGGGCAGAAATGCAGCACTTGTGGAACTGTTTGGAAAGGTGATGTAATCAATACTGTTACTATGGCAAAATGTACACATTAA